In Caproicibacterium amylolyticum, a genomic segment contains:
- a CDS encoding TatD family hydrolase gives MSYTNIFDSHAHYDDEAFDADRETVLAQLPQKGICHVIDCGANLSGCQKAVELALKYSYIHAAVGIHPEEIGDSMDAWLPELEAMLHVKEKNKIVAVGEIGLDYHFAENPPREVQKSAFAAQLELAARYDLPVIIHDREAHADTLELLQKYRPRGVVHCFSGSVEMMREVLALGMYIGLGGAVTFKNVKTPLRVAAAVPLDRLLNETDCPYMAPVPCRGTRCDSSLIPYSAEVIATARCITAQEVLDAGCRNAQALFGVSV, from the coding sequence ATGTCTTATACAAATATTTTCGACAGTCACGCACATTATGACGACGAAGCCTTTGACGCAGACCGTGAAACCGTGCTGGCCCAACTGCCGCAGAAAGGCATTTGCCATGTGATTGACTGTGGTGCAAACCTATCGGGCTGCCAAAAAGCAGTTGAACTCGCATTGAAATACTCCTATATCCATGCGGCAGTCGGCATCCATCCGGAGGAAATTGGTGATTCTATGGATGCATGGCTTCCGGAGTTGGAAGCCATGCTGCATGTAAAAGAAAAGAACAAAATCGTTGCTGTCGGTGAAATTGGACTAGACTACCACTTTGCGGAAAACCCGCCGCGGGAAGTACAGAAATCTGCCTTTGCCGCACAGCTGGAACTTGCCGCCCGCTATGATCTGCCGGTAATTATTCATGACCGCGAAGCACACGCCGATACGCTGGAACTCCTGCAAAAGTATCGTCCGCGCGGCGTTGTACACTGCTTTTCCGGCAGCGTGGAAATGATGCGGGAGGTGCTTGCGCTGGGGATGTATATCGGTCTCGGCGGCGCAGTCACCTTTAAAAACGTCAAAACGCCGCTGCGCGTGGCAGCAGCGGTCCCGCTCGACCGGCTGTTGAACGAAACCGACTGCCCCTATATGGCCCCTGTTCCCTGCCGTGGTACCCGCTGTGACTCTTCACTGATTCCGTACTCGGCAGAAGTGATTGCTACCGCACGCTGCATCACTGCACAGGAAGTTTTGGACGCCGGATGCCGGAACGCACAGGCACTTTTCGGAGTTTCAGTTTAG
- a CDS encoding iron-containing alcohol dehydrogenase, which yields MKFQYYLPVNLVFGRGTCEQIGVQSAKCGKKALIVTGRHSTKVSGLLGRAVKSLQAAGVETVVFDEVERNPLTTTVAAGAALANQENCDVVVALGGGSIMDAAKGIAFMACNDGDINDYIFARKTSEKALPLVLVPTTCGTGSEGNGFAVLSNPETKDKKSLRGSMIVAKASIIDPELMTTMPKKVLASVGFDALCHNMEAYISGLSQPLTDMIALEGMALIGENLPKVYQNPADMDAWEALTWGSTLGGMVINTAGVAGPHGMEHPASGLKNIVHGCGLAALTPVIYRHSISGAPEKFAEISRRLGGKNELDCVARIEALLDEINLHITLGEQEITEKDIPWMTENCLKVSAASMQNHPVHFTKDEIAELYLEAI from the coding sequence ATGAAGTTTCAGTATTATCTTCCAGTCAATCTGGTTTTCGGTCGGGGTACTTGCGAACAAATCGGTGTGCAGTCAGCAAAGTGCGGGAAAAAGGCATTGATTGTAACCGGGCGGCACAGCACCAAAGTGTCAGGATTGTTGGGTCGTGCAGTTAAATCGCTGCAGGCGGCCGGTGTGGAGACGGTGGTATTTGACGAAGTGGAGCGCAATCCGCTGACTACAACGGTCGCCGCCGGTGCAGCACTTGCAAATCAGGAAAACTGTGATGTTGTGGTTGCACTGGGCGGCGGCAGCATCATGGATGCAGCCAAAGGAATCGCATTTATGGCCTGCAATGATGGTGATATCAACGACTACATTTTTGCGCGAAAAACCTCAGAAAAAGCGCTGCCGTTAGTCTTAGTGCCTACCACCTGTGGGACCGGCAGTGAGGGGAACGGTTTTGCGGTGCTTTCCAATCCGGAAACAAAGGATAAAAAATCACTGCGCGGGTCAATGATTGTTGCGAAAGCTTCTATTATTGACCCGGAACTGATGACAACTATGCCGAAAAAAGTGCTTGCCTCTGTTGGCTTTGATGCGTTGTGCCACAACATGGAGGCATATATTTCTGGACTCTCTCAGCCGCTGACAGATATGATAGCACTCGAGGGAATGGCGCTGATTGGCGAGAACCTGCCAAAGGTATATCAAAATCCGGCAGACATGGACGCATGGGAAGCGCTGACATGGGGCAGCACACTGGGCGGTATGGTGATTAATACAGCTGGTGTGGCGGGGCCGCATGGTATGGAGCATCCGGCAAGCGGACTGAAAAATATTGTTCATGGGTGCGGGCTGGCGGCTTTAACGCCGGTTATCTACCGTCATTCGATTTCTGGCGCACCGGAAAAATTTGCAGAAATTTCCCGCAGACTGGGCGGAAAAAATGAACTAGATTGCGTTGCGCGTATTGAAGCACTGCTGGATGAGATTAATTTGCATATTACGCTCGGTGAACAGGAAATTACAGAAAAAGATATTCCATGGATGACAGAAAATTGCCTAAAAGTTTCCGCCGCAAGTATGCAGAATCATCCGGTACATTTTACTAAGGACGAAATTGCAGAATTATATCTGGAAGCAATCTAA
- a CDS encoding helix-turn-helix domain-containing protein: MDYLNKNVAQNLRSLRKSKQMSLDDVAHETGLSKSMLGQIERGEANPTLGTIEKIVSGMRVTFLDLIGAPKDSSCIIRGNSLTPIKEEPQVYSSKVYFPYEQGRNFEIYDITVEPGKTYRCASHGEHTMEYLLVVSGELLLEVREETYCLSAGDAIRFNTDCSHACHCKGTKQLHLFSVFQWT, translated from the coding sequence GTGGATTACCTGAATAAAAATGTTGCACAGAATTTACGCAGCCTGCGCAAAAGCAAGCAGATGAGCTTGGATGATGTTGCACATGAAACTGGGCTGAGCAAAAGCATGTTGGGCCAGATTGAACGCGGTGAAGCAAATCCAACACTTGGTACGATTGAGAAAATCGTTAGTGGCATGCGGGTGACTTTTTTGGATTTGATTGGTGCACCGAAAGATTCCAGCTGCATCATCAGGGGAAACAGCCTGACTCCGATTAAAGAAGAACCGCAGGTGTACAGCAGCAAAGTTTATTTTCCCTATGAGCAAGGACGCAATTTTGAAATTTATGACATTACAGTGGAACCGGGCAAAACCTATCGCTGTGCATCTCACGGCGAACACACAATGGAGTATCTGCTGGTAGTTTCAGGGGAACTGCTGCTTGAGGTTAGAGAGGAAACCTACTGTCTAAGTGCGGGGGATGCCATTCGTTTTAATACGGATTGTTCACACGCCTGCCACTGTAAAGGAACAAAACAGTTGCACTTGTTTTCTGTGTTCCAATGGACTTGA
- a CDS encoding helix-turn-helix domain-containing protein, with translation MNANAAIGAKVKELRTQKKYTLKQLSEACGLSIGFLSQFERGISSIALDSLEKLANVLEVPLSVLFEESRGPVTKDPVIHRIDLQPSKVSAQIYQYLLKKPDTEFAMLPRIFALMPLEDDKELPEMYAHDGEEFVYILEGVVTFFLEDGQYVLYPGDSIHIHSYQRHNWMNRTTRVAKILTVNTPNPLQSNAAEKGIS, from the coding sequence TTGAATGCGAATGCAGCCATTGGCGCCAAAGTCAAAGAGCTTCGTACCCAGAAAAAATACACATTAAAGCAGCTAAGTGAGGCCTGTGGTTTGTCAATTGGGTTCCTTTCTCAGTTTGAGCGGGGAATTTCTTCGATTGCATTAGACTCACTGGAAAAGCTGGCGAATGTGCTTGAGGTGCCGCTTTCTGTTTTGTTTGAAGAAAGCAGAGGTCCGGTTACCAAGGATCCGGTTATACATCGAATTGACCTGCAGCCAAGCAAAGTCAGTGCGCAGATTTATCAGTATTTGCTGAAGAAACCGGATACGGAATTTGCAATGCTCCCGCGTATCTTTGCTTTAATGCCTTTGGAAGATGACAAGGAATTGCCGGAAATGTATGCACATGATGGGGAAGAATTTGTATACATACTGGAGGGTGTTGTCACATTTTTTCTGGAGGACGGACAGTATGTGCTGTATCCCGGTGACAGTATCCATATCCATTCCTACCAGCGCCACAACTGGATGAACCGCACGACCCGGGTGGCAAAAATTCTAACAGTCAATACACCAAATCCACTGCAGTCGAACGCGGCGGAAAAAGGCATCAGTTGA
- the thiC gene encoding phosphomethylpyrimidine synthase ThiC, whose protein sequence is MEFHTQIEAARKGIFTPQMQNVAQEEHIAPEILMQRVAAGTIVIPANRNHKNLRACGVGQGLRTKINVNLGISGDCRDYMCELEKAKLALKYDAEAIMDLSNYGKTNTFRKQLLELSPAMIGTVPMYDAVGYLEKDLRDIKAKDFLEVVRAHAAEGVDFVTIHAGINRKSIDSFERSGRRMNIVSRGGSLIYAWMKMTGNENPFFEYFDDLMDILYEQDVTISLGDAMRPGCNDDATDAAQVSELVELGLLTERAWKHNVQVMIEGPGHMTLNEIAPNMLLEKRLCHNAPFYVLGPLVTDIAPGYDHITSAIGGAVAAAAGADFLCYVTPAEHLRLPSIPDVKEGIIAAKIAAHAGDLAKGLPGAREWDNRMSDARQKLDWDAMFDQALDREKAEEYFKSTNPTDKHTCTMCGKMCAVRNMNRIMNGENVLLK, encoded by the coding sequence ATGGAATTTCATACACAGATAGAGGCAGCCAGAAAAGGAATCTTTACACCGCAGATGCAGAATGTTGCACAGGAGGAGCACATTGCCCCGGAAATATTGATGCAGCGTGTGGCGGCGGGCACCATAGTAATTCCGGCAAACCGGAATCATAAAAATCTGCGGGCATGCGGTGTGGGGCAGGGCCTGCGCACGAAAATCAACGTGAACCTTGGTATTAGCGGCGACTGCCGGGATTATATGTGCGAATTGGAAAAAGCGAAACTTGCCTTAAAATATGATGCGGAAGCCATTATGGACTTGTCCAATTACGGCAAAACGAATACATTTCGCAAGCAGCTGCTGGAACTTTCCCCTGCCATGATTGGTACAGTGCCGATGTATGACGCGGTTGGTTATTTGGAGAAGGATCTGCGTGACATTAAGGCAAAGGATTTTTTGGAGGTTGTGCGTGCGCACGCGGCAGAAGGCGTGGATTTTGTCACGATTCATGCGGGCATTAACCGTAAATCAATTGACAGCTTTGAGCGCAGCGGCCGCAGAATGAATATTGTTTCCCGCGGCGGTTCGCTGATTTATGCTTGGATGAAAATGACCGGGAATGAAAACCCGTTCTTTGAGTATTTTGACGATTTGATGGACATCCTTTACGAACAGGATGTTACCATTTCGCTTGGAGATGCCATGCGGCCGGGCTGCAACGATGATGCAACAGATGCCGCTCAGGTCAGCGAACTGGTGGAACTTGGCCTTTTAACAGAGCGTGCATGGAAGCACAACGTGCAGGTTATGATTGAAGGTCCCGGACATATGACACTGAATGAGATTGCACCGAATATGCTTTTGGAAAAGCGGCTGTGCCACAATGCACCATTTTATGTGCTTGGGCCTCTTGTAACCGATATTGCGCCCGGCTATGACCACATTACTTCGGCGATCGGCGGTGCGGTGGCTGCTGCGGCAGGCGCGGATTTTCTGTGCTACGTGACGCCAGCGGAACATTTGCGGCTGCCCAGTATTCCTGATGTAAAAGAGGGGATTATCGCAGCGAAAATTGCTGCACACGCCGGTGACCTTGCCAAAGGTTTGCCGGGAGCGCGGGAATGGGACAACCGCATGAGCGATGCGCGCCAGAAGCTGGATTGGGACGCCATGTTTGACCAGGCGTTGGACCGCGAAAAGGCAGAAGAGTATTTTAAAAGCACAAATCCAACGGACAAACATACCTGTACCATGTGCGGGAAAATGTGCGCGGTGCGAAACATGAACAGGATTATGAACGGAGAAAATGTTTTACTAAAATAA
- a CDS encoding superoxide dismutase family protein, with translation MFPYIGKYKAFTDLIDHSEPVARAQIRGTGNYRPIHGVLRLYDAPGGTVVTAEVFRLPAEKKPCAANIFALHIHSGSSCTGTEEDPLKNTEGHFNPEDCPHPAHAGDLPPLFASRDGYACMAVFTDRFKPKDVIRRTVVIHKNPDDFTTQPAGNAGEKIACGEIYLAKRT, from the coding sequence ATGTTTCCATATATCGGAAAATATAAAGCATTTACAGATTTAATTGATCATAGCGAGCCTGTTGCAAGGGCGCAGATACGCGGTACTGGAAATTATCGTCCGATACACGGTGTACTGCGGCTTTATGATGCGCCGGGCGGCACAGTAGTGACCGCAGAAGTTTTTCGTTTGCCAGCGGAAAAAAAGCCGTGTGCTGCTAATATTTTTGCACTGCATATTCACAGCGGCAGCAGTTGCACGGGTACAGAGGAAGACCCTCTGAAAAACACCGAAGGTCATTTTAATCCGGAGGACTGCCCACATCCGGCACACGCCGGTGACTTGCCGCCGCTGTTCGCTTCACGTGACGGCTACGCATGCATGGCGGTATTTACAGACCGTTTTAAGCCCAAAGATGTGATTCGGCGTACAGTCGTGATTCACAAAAACCCGGATGATTTTACCACACAGCCTGCGGGGAATGCAGGGGAGAAAATTGCCTGCGGTGAAATCTATCTGGCAAAGAGAACTTGA
- a CDS encoding MFS transporter: protein MHIRSQLLKLYLFQLITAFRVTDAIWVFLLIQRGFSLAQVGIAEGVFHLVSFLCEVPSGMFADLLGRKRTLVCSGIMIAAGCAFMLGIDNFTGVLLSMIVNALSYNLMSGTEQALTYDSLLMVNQADRYISVSSRQNVIYRVIFAISGLSSMWAVTVGWQACYLLSAALGVASSIVASVMTEPLVTEVQKNRSHEPLSQLPHRLAVHFKQSFSFLRKNPRAACIMLSTAGVSTANYITLMLLQDYLPAIGLPAGAIGIPLLLIDLIGSAGVALAPRAARKHSCFALAMLCAVCAGAGTLCAAVGLIPLSIAGTAFAALFDGMLDTVSEAALNDTFPSDQRATLVSVVSMLYSLLMIAASPLSGAVSTAAGTPATAIGLMGALLLVCAPFCGMLYRKRAKKRVL, encoded by the coding sequence ATGCATATTCGAAGTCAACTTCTGAAATTATATCTTTTTCAACTTATAACCGCTTTCCGTGTAACGGACGCCATCTGGGTTTTCCTGCTGATTCAGCGTGGGTTCAGCTTGGCGCAGGTCGGCATTGCGGAGGGCGTGTTTCACCTTGTCAGCTTTCTGTGTGAAGTTCCCAGCGGTATGTTTGCTGACCTGCTGGGCCGCAAGCGCACGCTTGTCTGCAGTGGAATTATGATTGCCGCCGGCTGTGCTTTTATGTTGGGAATTGACAATTTCACCGGCGTACTGCTTTCCATGATTGTCAATGCACTCAGCTATAACCTTATGTCCGGCACCGAGCAAGCGCTGACTTATGACAGCCTGCTGATGGTAAATCAGGCAGACCGCTACATAAGCGTCAGCTCCCGGCAGAATGTGATTTACCGGGTCATTTTCGCAATTTCCGGTTTAAGCAGCATGTGGGCCGTTACTGTGGGCTGGCAGGCATGCTATCTGCTTTCCGCCGCGCTCGGTGTGGCATCCAGCATTGTCGCTTCCGTCATGACGGAACCGCTTGTAACAGAAGTGCAGAAAAACCGCAGCCACGAGCCGCTTTCCCAACTGCCGCACCGGCTTGCGGTACATTTTAAACAGAGTTTCTCATTTCTGCGGAAAAATCCCCGTGCCGCCTGTATTATGCTTTCTACTGCAGGAGTTTCCACAGCAAATTACATTACATTAATGCTTCTACAGGACTATCTGCCGGCAATCGGCCTGCCCGCAGGTGCAATCGGCATCCCGCTGCTGCTGATCGACTTAATTGGCTCCGCAGGCGTTGCCCTTGCACCGCGTGCCGCACGAAAGCACTCCTGCTTCGCGCTTGCCATGCTTTGTGCCGTCTGCGCCGGTGCCGGCACACTCTGCGCAGCTGTCGGCCTGATTCCTCTTTCCATTGCAGGCACTGCATTTGCCGCTTTGTTCGACGGCATGCTGGATACTGTTTCAGAGGCTGCGCTGAATGACACCTTTCCAAGTGATCAGCGGGCCACACTGGTTTCCGTTGTCAGTATGCTGTACAGCCTGCTGATGATTGCCGCAAGTCCGCTGAGCGGCGCGGTTTCCACAGCCGCCGGCACCCCTGCCACTGCCATCGGCTTAATGGGTGCGCTGCTGCTGGTTTGCGCTCCGTTTTGCGGCATGCTGTACCGAAAACGCGCCAAAAAGCGAGTGCTTTAA
- a CDS encoding ABC transporter substrate-binding protein: MKKFFAVVLAVLAVGSTVLPAFASSGSTQKAADTGVTINVYNWGEYISNGTDGTMDVNAEFTKRTGIHVNYTTFDTNESLYSKLAGGGAEYDVIVPSDYMVSKLAQEGMLEKLDFKNIPNFKYIDKQYRNPKYDEKNEYSVPYTWGVVGIFYNKKYVKEEETKSWDILWDKKYAGKILMFDNPRDAFGIAQKRLGYSYNTTDVNEWEAAATLLKEQKPLVQAYVMDQIFDKMDSGEAWIAPYYAGDAATLVDKNPNIGFTIPTKQGTNFFVDALCIPKGSKNKAAAEAYINFLCDPKISAANLSYIGYSTPETEAKKLLPKEVTDNPIYYPPQEILDKSEVFVNLPNSTSTLLDSLWAEVKMGGAGDTLTLIVVLCAFLVVYIVIVAVKKHKRRQEME; the protein is encoded by the coding sequence ATGAAAAAATTTTTTGCGGTTGTTTTGGCAGTGCTCGCGGTTGGAAGCACGGTACTGCCCGCGTTTGCTTCCTCCGGCAGTACACAGAAAGCCGCCGACACCGGTGTGACCATCAACGTTTACAACTGGGGCGAGTATATCAGCAACGGCACAGACGGCACCATGGATGTCAACGCGGAATTTACTAAGCGCACGGGCATTCATGTAAATTATACGACCTTTGACACCAACGAGTCCCTGTACTCCAAGTTGGCGGGCGGCGGTGCGGAATATGATGTGATTGTTCCCTCCGATTACATGGTGAGCAAGCTGGCACAGGAAGGTATGCTGGAAAAGCTGGACTTTAAAAATATCCCGAATTTCAAGTATATCGACAAGCAGTACCGCAACCCGAAGTATGACGAAAAGAATGAATATTCGGTACCATACACATGGGGCGTTGTTGGCATCTTTTATAATAAAAAATATGTCAAAGAGGAAGAAACCAAGTCCTGGGACATTCTGTGGGACAAAAAGTATGCCGGAAAAATCCTGATGTTTGACAACCCGCGTGACGCTTTCGGCATTGCGCAGAAACGACTGGGCTATTCCTACAACACCACGGACGTAAACGAGTGGGAAGCAGCCGCGACGCTGCTCAAGGAGCAAAAGCCGCTGGTGCAGGCGTATGTCATGGACCAGATCTTTGATAAGATGGATTCCGGCGAAGCGTGGATTGCTCCCTACTACGCGGGTGACGCGGCAACACTGGTGGATAAGAATCCGAATATTGGCTTTACGATTCCCACAAAGCAGGGGACTAACTTCTTTGTGGATGCACTGTGTATTCCCAAGGGAAGTAAGAACAAAGCCGCCGCGGAAGCGTACATCAACTTCCTGTGTGACCCGAAGATTTCTGCTGCCAATCTTTCTTATATCGGTTACTCTACACCGGAAACAGAAGCGAAAAAGCTGCTGCCCAAGGAAGTGACGGACAACCCGATTTACTATCCGCCGCAGGAGATTCTGGATAAATCAGAGGTCTTTGTAAACCTGCCGAACTCTACCAGCACTCTGCTGGATAGTTTGTGGGCAGAGGTAAAGATGGGCGGCGCTGGGGATACTCTGACGCTGATTGTAGTGCTGTGTGCCTTCTTGGTGGTCTATATCGTGATTGTGGCGGTTAAGAAGCATAAGCGAAGACAAGAAATGGAATAA
- a CDS encoding ABC transporter permease, translated as MKTVSRIYMALIFLFLYAPIFVLILFSFNDSSTMSRSVFSGFSMRWYQKLFSDRLIMEALRNTLIIAVVAAVVSTLLGTIGAIGINSLKGKWSRRMAMNVTNLPMVNPEIVTGVSMMLLFVIAMRMMGASLGMGSLIIAHITFCLPYVIMSVRPKLLQMDAHLYEAAQDLGCTPFQAFFKVVLPQILPGIITGSIMAFTLSIDDFVISYFTSGTTQTLPIYIYSMTRKRISPEINALSTVLFAVILVLLFIVNVRQSGTSAKAARLQAEAEEAEAA; from the coding sequence ATGAAAACCGTTTCCAGAATTTATATGGCGCTGATTTTTCTGTTTTTGTATGCGCCGATTTTCGTCCTCATCCTGTTTAGCTTTAATGATTCCAGCACCATGAGCCGCTCCGTTTTCTCCGGCTTTTCTATGCGCTGGTACCAGAAGCTTTTTTCTGACCGGCTGATTATGGAGGCACTGCGCAATACGCTGATTATCGCCGTGGTTGCCGCAGTGGTTTCCACCCTGCTCGGCACCATCGGCGCTATCGGTATTAACAGCTTGAAAGGCAAGTGGAGCCGCCGTATGGCGATGAACGTGACGAACCTGCCCATGGTCAACCCGGAAATCGTGACCGGCGTTTCCATGATGCTGCTGTTTGTGATTGCGATGCGTATGATGGGTGCAAGCCTTGGCATGGGAAGCCTGATTATTGCGCACATTACGTTCTGCCTGCCGTATGTGATTATGTCCGTGCGGCCAAAGCTGCTGCAGATGGACGCGCACCTGTACGAAGCCGCGCAGGACTTGGGCTGCACCCCATTTCAGGCATTTTTTAAAGTTGTGCTGCCGCAGATTTTGCCCGGTATCATTACCGGTTCCATTATGGCGTTTACGCTTTCTATTGATGACTTTGTTATCAGTTACTTTACCAGCGGTACTACGCAGACGCTGCCGATTTATATTTACTCCATGACCAGAAAGCGGATCAGCCCGGAAATCAACGCGCTTTCCACAGTACTGTTTGCAGTGATTCTGGTACTGCTGTTCATTGTGAATGTGCGGCAGTCCGGTACTTCCGCAAAGGCGGCACGTCTGCAGGCAGAAGCAGAGGAGGCGGAAGCAGCATGA
- a CDS encoding ABC transporter permease, producing the protein MKAKKALFPYLIWMIIFTVVPMLMVLYFAFTDKKGGFTLENIQQVGQYSNVFLRSIWQGALATVICLLLSYPLAYSIAHMKFKTQNVMVMLVMLPMWMNFLLRTYSWMTLLEDNGIINNLLVSIGLPRVHMINTAGAVVLGMIYNYIPYMILPLYTVLTKIDNSILEAAQDLGAGRVQVFCKVTLPMSMPGMISGITMVFVPAVSTFIISKMLGGGGNLLIGDVVEMQFLGSAYNPNLGSAISLVLMVLIMICMGIMNQFDDGEEKGAMMI; encoded by the coding sequence ATGAAAGCAAAAAAAGCGCTGTTTCCCTACCTGATTTGGATGATTATTTTTACAGTTGTGCCTATGCTCATGGTGCTGTACTTTGCCTTTACGGACAAAAAAGGCGGCTTCACGCTGGAAAACATCCAGCAGGTGGGGCAGTACAGCAATGTGTTTCTGCGCTCCATCTGGCAGGGTGCCTTGGCTACAGTCATCTGCCTGCTGCTCAGCTACCCGCTGGCGTACAGCATTGCACATATGAAGTTCAAAACGCAGAATGTCATGGTCATGCTGGTCATGCTGCCCATGTGGATGAACTTCCTGCTGCGGACTTATTCCTGGATGACTCTGCTGGAGGACAACGGAATTATTAACAACCTGCTCGTTTCCATTGGCCTGCCGCGGGTGCACATGATTAACACCGCGGGCGCAGTGGTACTGGGCATGATTTATAACTACATTCCCTATATGATTTTGCCGCTTTACACGGTTCTTACCAAAATCGATAATTCCATTTTGGAAGCGGCGCAGGACCTTGGTGCGGGGCGTGTGCAGGTTTTTTGCAAGGTGACGCTGCCCATGAGTATGCCGGGCATGATTTCCGGCATCACGATGGTGTTTGTTCCAGCGGTCAGCACTTTCATCATCAGTAAGATGCTGGGCGGCGGGGGAAATCTGCTGATTGGCGACGTGGTGGAAATGCAGTTCCTTGGCTCCGCATACAACCCGAATCTTGGTTCCGCTATTTCACTGGTACTCATGGTGCTGATTATGATTTGCATGGGCATTATGAACCAGTTTGACGATGGCGAGGAGAAAGGGGCGATGATGATATGA
- the potA gene encoding spermidine/putrescine ABC transporter ATP-binding protein, with translation MEKEPIISLKDIAVSFDGEPVLQNFNLNIRDGEFVTLLGPSGCGKTTTLRIIGGFVTPDTGDVFFNGKKINDTPAYKREVNTIFQKYALFPHLNVYDNVAFGMRIHKKSEKEIRTAVKGMLEMVNLRGFEHRSVERLSGGQQQRVAIARALVNDPKVLLLDEPLGALDMKLRKDMQVELKKIQQQTGITFLFVTHDQEEALSMSDTVVVMDGGCIQQIGTPQDIYNEPKNAFVADFIGESNIIDGMMHEDFLAEFAGCKFRCVDKGFRKDEPVDVVIRPEDIDVVAPEKSPLHGEVTNVTFKGVHNEIIVDVKGFKWMIQSIHYTGVGEHIGLEIEPDDIHIMHKSSYSGSFGDYSTFSDEMEEDILISEEAEEAEEAQQEAAE, from the coding sequence TTGGAAAAAGAACCAATTATTTCGCTCAAAGACATCGCTGTTTCGTTTGACGGCGAGCCGGTGCTCCAGAACTTTAACCTGAACATTCGTGACGGCGAGTTCGTTACACTTCTGGGGCCATCCGGCTGCGGCAAAACCACCACACTGCGCATTATCGGTGGCTTTGTCACGCCAGACACAGGCGATGTCTTTTTTAACGGAAAAAAGATCAACGACACACCGGCCTACAAGCGCGAGGTCAACACGATCTTTCAGAAGTACGCGCTGTTTCCGCACCTGAATGTTTACGATAACGTTGCGTTCGGAATGCGCATTCACAAAAAATCCGAAAAGGAGATTCGGACAGCAGTAAAAGGCATGCTGGAAATGGTAAATCTGCGCGGCTTTGAGCACCGCAGCGTGGAGCGCCTTTCCGGCGGGCAGCAGCAGCGTGTTGCCATTGCGCGCGCGCTGGTGAATGACCCGAAGGTGCTGCTGCTGGATGAACCTTTGGGTGCACTGGACATGAAGCTGCGTAAGGATATGCAGGTGGAACTGAAAAAAATTCAGCAGCAGACCGGCATTACCTTCCTGTTTGTCACGCATGACCAGGAAGAAGCACTTTCCATGAGTGATACCGTTGTGGTAATGGACGGCGGCTGTATTCAGCAGATCGGCACGCCGCAGGATATTTACAACGAGCCGAAAAATGCCTTCGTGGCAGACTTTATCGGCGAATCCAACATCATAGACGGTATGATGCATGAAGACTTTCTGGCGGAATTTGCAGGGTGCAAATTCCGCTGTGTGGACAAGGGCTTCCGCAAGGATGAGCCGGTCGACGTGGTTATCCGTCCGGAGGATATTGACGTTGTGGCACCGGAAAAAAGCCCGCTGCACGGCGAAGTAACCAACGTAACGTTCAAGGGTGTACACAACGAAATTATTGTGGATGTCAAAGGCTTTAAGTGGATGATTCAGTCCATCCACTACACCGGTGTGGGTGAGCACATTGGGTTGGAAATTGAGCCGGATGATATCCACATCATGCACAAGTCCAGCTACTCCGGTTCCTTCGGCGATTACAGCACCTTCAGTGATGAAATGGAGGAGGATATTCTGATTTCCGAAGAAGCAGAAGAGGCAGAAGAAGCACAGCAGGAGGCAGCCGAATGA